From a single Aspergillus puulaauensis MK2 DNA, chromosome 2, nearly complete sequence genomic region:
- a CDS encoding anaphase promoting complex subunit 2 (BUSCO:EOG09260FKU;~COG:D;~EggNog:ENOG410PJJA;~InterPro:IPR036317,IPR014786,IPR001373,IPR036388, IPR036390,IPR016158;~PFAM:PF08672;~go_function: GO:0031625 - ubiquitin protein ligase binding [Evidence IEA];~go_process: GO:0006511 - ubiquitin-dependent protein catabolic process [Evidence IEA]): MTPDSSICVGRSHIFGSVFAPAPPGDFIPGLAPRTRSSQREGSIPENGKWDRAWRTATSFLSTPDGEFEQLVLHNEESEGEFLKQWNRHKKPSKEIRDALSYLIKLSAVDADRDDGEPKNIIDWYGSEIRRHFLRNFKDELSVIVSSPSDRNDLLEVLVVRCLLLMRRIYFSPLVEYILPLLDSAREEKVFMKFQRSFNLMIGYAMPWPQLSDLLTRNLAKHAFIILGIAGLNEEADINESASVDDMEIDRQYSVSYQGWRDAPSAEIRSQIMIEFEDARVTTARECLLSLLSDLQLVGLGGEKAQEVFAGVMDTMMTEFIRAAYTSHWEGPSLISRHLRQWISDVFARLAVQVLAIINVPESGAKDPGDLDVKFSDLEKWQEVGIARLGALRVGELFDIIVEWPASSGAIEDLRHFTTHPAARHHLTQSFVVALNRRLLHPGASTVEILQVYISIIRSFNLLDPKGVLLDRIARPIRRYLRDRDDTVKAIVGGLLADPADADGRNTSSSGETLVELSAELSKAHQNSLRNDTGELDWDDMNWMPDPVDAAPDYRKSKSSDVIGSLISLFESKETFVREMQNMLAERLLQKRAEFEQEMSVLELLKLRFGDNALQACEVMLRDIFDSRRVDAVVRNDQGMANATEDDEDAPELHAKVLSHFFWPEIQGQQFKVPSEITELQGRYSEGFESLKQSRKLTWLNGLGQVTVELDLEDRVFVEEVTTWQATVIYAFNNPDEPNEPVVKTAMALSEQLDMSAVLVRSACLFWVSRRILTEVQRDTFRVLETLPTSKDTIANDGDNENTAASETAGPDAADVDVGTSSSADAAAAAKESAEAAAMEKMNLYWQFIVGMLTNQGAMPLQRIVMMLKIAVPGGFPFSNEELREFLAGMVSKGKLEIVSGGNYKIVR; encoded by the exons ATGACCCCGGATTCGTCGATCTGCGTGGGTCGCAGCCACATATTCGGGTCCGTCTTCGCCCCCGCACCCCCAGGCGACTTCATACCAGGACTCgcaccgaggacgaggtctTCACAACGAGAGGGATCGATACCAGAAAATGGAAAGTGGGATCGAGCTTGGCGTACGGCTACATCGTTTCTTTCCACCCCGGATGGGGAATTCGAGCAGCTAGTGCTTCACAATgaggagagcgagggggaGTTTTTGAAGCAGTGGAATCGACACAAGAAGCCATCGAAGGAGATTAGGGATGCCTTGAGCTACTTGATAAAGCTTTCTGCAGTGGATGCTGACCGTGATGACGGTGAGCCGAAGAATATAATTGACTGGTACGGCTCTGAGATTCGTCGGCACTTCTTGCGGAACTTCAAAGACGAGCTATCTGTA ATTGTCTCGTCTCCCTCAGATCGAAATGATTTACTTGAAGTGCTCGTTGTGAGGTGCCTTTTACTAATGCGGAGGATTTACTTTTCTCCATTAGTGGAATACATACTTCCTTTGCTGGACAGTGCgcgggaggagaaggtgtTTATGAAGTTTCAACGCTCATTCAACTTGATGATAGGATATGCTATGCCATGGCCTCAGCTCTCCGACCTACTTACTCGAAACCTGGCAAAACATGCGTTTATTATCTTAGGAATTGCAGGCTTGAATGAGGAGGCGGATATCAACGAAAGTGCTAGTGTTGATGATATGGAAATTGATAGGCAGTACTCAGTATCATATCAAGGCTGGCGGGACGCGCCATCTGCTGAGATTCGGTCGCAAATAATGATAGAATTCGAAGATGCGCGAGTCACTACAGCCCGCGAATGCCTGCTATCATTGCTTAGCGACCTGCAGCTTGTTGGTTTGGGAGGCGAAAAGGCTCAAGAAGTCTTTGCTGGTGTCATGGATACAATGATGACGGAATTCATCCGGGCTGCATATACTAGTCACTGGGAAGGTCCATCACTTATCTCACGTCATTTGCGACAGTGGATATCAGATGTGTTTGCAAGGCTGGCCGTGCAGGTTCTTGCAATCATAAACGTACCAGAATCCGGCGCTAAGGACCCTGGAGATCTGGACGTGAAGTTCAGTGACCTCGAAAAGTGGCAGGAAGTTGGCATTGCCCGACTTGGTGCACTTCGAGTAGGGGAGTTATTTGATATTATCGTCGAATGGCCTGCAAGCAGTGGAGCGATTGAAGACCTGAGGCATTTCACAACGCATCCTGCAGCACGACACCACTTGACACAATCGTTTGTGGTGGCACTTAATCGACGGCTACTACACCCAGGTGCTTCGACGGTGGAGATTTTACAGGTTTACATTTCGATCATTCGATCGTTTAACCTCCTCGATCCGAAAGGTGTCCTTCTAGATCGAATTGCACGGCCGATCCGTCGATATCTACGAGACCGCGATGACACTGTTAAAGCAATTGTTGGCGGTCTATTAGCAGACCCCGCTGATGCAGACGGCCGTAATACATCGTCTAGCGGCGAAACGCTGGTAGAACTATCCGCGGAGCTGAGCAAAGCGCATCAAAACTCGTTGCGGAACGACACCGGCGAGCTGGACTGGGACGACATGAACTGGATGCCAGACCCGGTAGATGCGGCGCCAGACTACCGCAAATCCAAGAGCTCCGATGTAATCGGCAGTCTCATCAGTCTTTTCGAGTCCAAGGAGACATTTGTACGCGAGATGCAAAACATGTTGGCGGAGCGGCTTCTTCAAAAGCGCGCAGAATTTGAACAGGAAATGTCCGTCCTAGAGCTGCTCAAACTCCGGTTTGGCGACAACGCCTTGCAAGCGTGCGAGGTTATGCTGCGTGATATTTTCGACTCAAGACGAGTCGACGCCGTTGTTCGCAATGACCAAGGCATGGCAAATGCCacagaagacgatgaagacgcccCCGAGCTCCACGCCAAGGTCTTATCCCACTTTTTCTGGCCCGAGATTCAAGGCCAGCAGTTCAAAGTTCCCAGTGAGATTACTGAACTTCAGGGACGATACTCCGAGGGCTTCGAATCACTCAAGCAATCGCGCAAACTCACCTGGCTCAACGGCCTCGGCCAGGTCACGGTCGAGTTAGACTTGGAAGACCGcgtcttcgtcgaagaagtAACCACCTGGCAAGCAACCGTGATCTACGCGTTCAACAACCCCGACGAACCCAACGAACCTGTCGTCAAAACAGCCATGGCACTCTCCGAACAACTCGACATGTCTGCAGTGCTCGTGCGCAGCGCCTGTCTGTTCTGGGTTAGTCGCCGCATCCTAACCGAGGTGCAGCGGGATACATTCCGCGTTCTAGAAACCCTCCCCACCAGTAAAGACACCATCGCCAACGACGGCGACAACGAAAACACCGCGGCATCCGAAACGGCAGGCCCCGACGCCGCAGACGTCGACGTTGgtaccagcagcagcgccgacgCAGCGGCCGCAGCAAAGGAGTCCGCcgaagcagcagccatgGAGAAGATGAATCTCTACTGGCAATTTATCGTGGGGATGCTGACGAACCAGGGTGCCATGCCGCTGCAGCGAATCGTCATGATGCTGAAAATCGCGGTGCCCGGTGGGTTCCCGTTTAGTAATGAGGAGCTGCGCGAGTTTCTAGCGGGGATGGTGTCGAAAGGGAAATTGGAGATTGTTAGTGGAGGGAATTATAAAATTGTGAGATGA
- a CDS encoding uncharacterized protein (COG:S;~EggNog:ENOG410QEIF) produces the protein MGAITRGDFVCTFEDLSLVNIHNMTRSERTRIHQLWGEETSQNACVESVHIVFGDIAQEGTRSTEQTRSHTAFNNMADAGGAGRQQTHGTLQNMTNNQAFFMGDLISEEPEQLQGVANRLHGKDNFSIWAWNVKRILTAASYVQLIDKSVPRPNSNSLNYRRWQDASMQVSLWLTSQITEDVQRLLEHSPMSIEYADDTFKAIQKVIFGQGVMQASVAVMKLANLKRADFATAKDFITQYRHAIDTCQYLDIEIGPLYSALVFLSNIRADMPNWVDNSEHALTDDKIKKYQWTDFRELAYEAYIRADTDTRVESVSSAPKQPRNGGNRGGSKREQQRQRMRRFHPNGKKLQTCSF, from the coding sequence ATGGGTGCGATTACCAGGGGCGATTTTGTCTGCACTTTTGAGGACTTGAGTCTAGTCAACATCCACAATATGacaagaagcgaaagaaCGAGGATCCATCAACTATGGGGGGAGGAAACTTCACAGAATGCCTGTGTTGAGTCTGTACACATCGTATTCGGTGATATTGCCCAAGAAGGAACTCGATCGACCGAACAGACACGAAGCCATACTGCATTCAACAACATGGCTGACGCAGGTGGCGCTGGTAGGCAGCAGACCCACGGAACCCTGCAAAATATGACCAATAATCAAGCATTCTTCATGGGTGACTTGATATcagaagaaccagaacaacTCCAGGGCGTTGCGAATCGTCTGCATGGAAAAGACAACTTCTCGATATGGGCGTGGAACGTGAAAAGAATCCTCACAGCTGCGAGCTATGTCCAACTTATCGATAAATCGGTGCCGCGACCTAACAGCAATTCCCTGAACTATAGAAGATGGCAAGACGCATCAATGCAAGTCAGCCTCTGGCTTACATCCCAAATTACGGAGGATGTACAGAGGTTACTCGAACACTCGCCAATGAGTATAGAATATGCAGACGATACATTTAAAGCTATTCAGAAAGTTATTTTTGGGCAAGGCGTCATGCAAGCCAGCGTTGCTGTCATGAAGCTTGCAAATTTAAAACGAGCAGACTTCGCAACTGCAAAAGACTTTATTACACAATATCGACACGCTATAGACACTTGCCAATACTTAGACATCGAAATAGGGCCGTTATACTCTGCATTAGTCTTCTTGTCAAATATACGTGCTGATATGCCTAACTGGGTGGATAACAGCGAACACGCACTCACAGATGACAAGATCAAGAAGTACCAATGGACGGACTTTCGAGAACTCGCATATGAAGCCTACATCCGCGCTGATACAGATACACGCGTTGAATCGGTTTCATCTGcaccaaaacaaccccgGAACGGTGGGAACCGTGGTGGATCAAAAAGAGAACAACAACGCCAAAGAATGCGAAGGTTTCATCCAAACGGCAAAAAACTCCAAACGTGCTCCTTTTGA
- the PKR1 gene encoding V-type ATPase assembly factor PKR1 (COG:S;~EggNog:ENOG410PRWV;~InterPro:IPR013945;~PFAM:PF08636;~TransMembrane:2 (o20-41i48-66o);~go_process: GO:0070072 - vacuolar proton-transporting V-type ATPase complex assembly [Evidence IEA]): MASFMEDLWSSIFTAGPTPTLLLATNVTFAALQTLLLILLLATYSIHFFILSALSGALWYSINWFAQELKQSQAQTTGGDTLSEKATAVTTQGDPKPRSADGADSDTETEELVERKSAGDPSVGSQPATASTTLSVPGSSSEIRKRLSVSGDSSGYTSTDSEWEKVDDNTGN; the protein is encoded by the coding sequence ATGGCATCATTTATGGAGGATCTATGGTCGAGCATTTTTACTGCGGGCCCTACCCCAACTCTCCTCCTTGCGACAAACGTCACCTTCGCCGCCTTGCAGactctcctcctcattctccttcTAGCCACATACAGCATTCATTTCTTTATCTTGTCGGCTCTCTCGGGTGCACTCTGGTATTCGATCAACTGGTTTGCCCAGGAGTTGAAGCAGTCCCAGGCACAAACAACCGGGGGGGATACACTATCGGAAAAGGCAACCGCGGTAACTACACAGGGTGATCCGAAACCCCGGAGTGCCGACGGCGCTGATAGTGACACGGAAACAGAAGAATTAGTGGAACGCAAGAGTGCGGGAGACCCTAGTGTGGGCTCACAGCCGGCTACTGCATCGACGACACTCAGCGTTCCAGGCAGCTCGAGTGAAATTCGAAAGCGCCTTAGTGTGAGCGGCGACAGCTCCGGGTATACGAGCACCGATAGTGAGTGGGAGAAGGTGGATGACAATACCGGAAATTAA
- a CDS encoding uncharacterized protein (COG:S;~EggNog:ENOG410Q28J;~TransMembrane:7 (o12-34i46-67o87-112i124-146o175-196i208-229o255-275i)), translating to MTSYSYTGFHKPYFIVTWVEFSVSVLLLAARCYASLRIVKSSAPDIYLAILTFIFGAASMVVLTIAAEAGLGIRGIVLNDTDQIDALLYGWLNQFLALIAIGLGKVTIVAFLQQIQGYHTVFRTVLLWLLAGSNLIVNCIAAALLITQCDPVQKLWDDSIPGSCPGRKRIQVFGYVQGTWSAFCDFALALFPVFLFAGIRAISVPTRIGLSILMGSGIIAGACTIVKTIKLSRLTTFTDATQQLQYVIVWNQSEMWVVFIASCLPPTKVFFTRMFKQATSFLRRDSDQDGS from the exons ATGACCAGCTACTCGTATACAGGCTTCCACAAGCCGTACTTCATAGTAACCTGGGTCGAATTCAGCGTATCAGTCCTCCTCCTAGCAGCTAGATGCTATGCATCACTGCGAATTGTGAAATCCAGCGCAcctgatatatatttggcAATTCTTACATTT ATATTTGGCGCCGCAAGCATGGTAGTCCTCACTATTGCCGCAGAAGCAGGACTCGGTATCAGAGGGATAGTCCTGAACGACACTGATCAAATCGACGCTCTTCTTTATGGTTGGCTCAATCAGTTCCTGGCACTCATTGCAATCGGCTTGGGAAAGGTCACCATTGTAGCCTTTCTCCAGCAAATCCAAGGCTATCATACGGTCTTCCGCACGGTGCTTCTCTGGCTCTTAGCAGGTAGCAACCTTATTGTGAATTGCATTGCGGCTGCGTTGCTAATCACGCAATGTGATCCAGTCCAGAAGCTCTGGGATGATTCTATCCCCGGCTCATGCCCGGGTCGAAAGCGGATCCAGGTGTTTGGGTACGTGCAAGGAA CATGGTCTGCCTTTTGTGACTTTGCTCTAGCCCTATTCCCTGTTTTCCTCTTTGCGGGGATTCGGGCAATCTCAGTCCCAACGCGTATAGGGCTGAGTATCTTGATGGGCAGTGGAATAAT TGCTGGTGCCTGCACCATTGTCAAAACCATAAAACTAAGCCGCTTGACGACGTTTACCGACGCAACGC AACAATTGCAATATGTAATTGTGTGGAACCA GTCTGAGATGTGGGTTGTATTCATTGCCAGCTGTCTTCCGCCTACAAAAGTGTTTTTCACTCGCATGTTTAAGCAAGCGACTTCTTTCTTGCGGCGCGACTCGGACCAGGATGGTTCCTAG
- a CDS encoding uncharacterized protein (COG:S;~EggNog:ENOG410PR44) encodes MANNNHNNHNNQNGHNGHNGHSNHNNHGYGWPQRSPQPPHPSTMPMDQQGFTQPNGLPSLPGYAAGAGVGYPQNHHSAPPNYYPGGPSSQYLYPQHPSAPQTRHPRGASLPYSFPTASTVPPSTLPISSPAMQEHVFTPSPPSYLVNQHDYYLPHGSSVPSNAGSLAASPQPQPLMSTGTVYSSPESTPVSTDIQNPRVVSYRPKPQCFDHGCNGREFSTFSNLLRHQREKSGVVAKAECPNCGAVFTRTTARNIHVSQDKCKGVGRESST; translated from the exons ATggcaaacaacaaccacaacaatCATAACAATCAGAACGGCCATAACGGTCATAACGGTCATAGCAATCACAACAATCACG GCTACGGCTGGCCACAGCGATCACCACAACCTCCCCACCCATCAACAATGCCCATGGATCAACAGGGCTTCACACAGCCCAACGGTCTCCCTTCACTTCCTGGGTACGCTGCAGGTGCAGGTGTTGGATACCCTCAAAATCACCACTCGGCGCCACCAAACTACTACCCAGGCGGTCCTTCTTCACAGTACCTTTATCCACAGCACCCAAGTGCACCGCAAACTCGACATCCTAGAGG TGCATCCTTACCATATTCGTTCCCTACTGCCAGCACAGTGCCACCCAGTACATTGCCCATCAGCTCCCCAGCAATGCAAGAGCACGTATTTACCCCCTC CCCGCCTTCATATCTTGTTAATCAGCACGACTATTATCTCCCTCATGGCTCTTCAGTGCC CTCAAATGCTGGGTCCCTAGCCGCCAGTcctcaaccacaaccactCATGTCAACAGGGACAGTTTACTCATCGCCTGAATCTACCCCAGTATCTACAGATATACAGAACCCACGGGTAGTGAGCTATCGACCAAAACCGCAATGCTTCGACCACGGTTGTAATGGCCGCGAATTTTCGACGTTTAGCAATCTTCTACGCCATCAAAGGGAGAAATCTGGTGTCGTAGCCAAGGCCGAATGTCCAAACTGTGGCGCCGTCTTCACGCGCACGACGGCGAGGAATATCCATGTTTCTCAAGATAAATGCAAAGGAGTGGGGCGCGAATCATCTACCTAG